One Peribacillus simplex NBRC 15720 = DSM 1321 genomic region harbors:
- a CDS encoding class I SAM-dependent methyltransferase, whose amino-acid sequence MKSTPVEQLFYEFDETAQILQSELSCTYLDALGETGENFFQGKVLQEEISEVSKKRLGKHYADFSPEKYEKEAIRKAYQLAILKGMQQSVQPNHHMTPDAVGMFVSYLVGKFTKDQKEIVMLDPAIGTGNLLFANLNQLTDKNIASYGVEIDETLIRLAYAGANLQEHPLQFFNQDSLEPLFIDPSDVVVSDLPIGYYPNDVRAAEYELKADKGHSYAHHLFIEQGIKHAKDGGHLFFIVPNNLFVSEEAPKLNDFLKKHTHIQGMVQLPLSMFKSEEAAKSILILQKKKEGIEAPKKALLVQLPKMSDFEATRSVMQQMDDWFKEEK is encoded by the coding sequence GTGAAGTCTACCCCAGTTGAACAATTATTTTATGAATTTGATGAAACAGCCCAAATATTGCAAAGTGAACTATCATGTACGTATCTGGATGCCCTGGGTGAAACGGGCGAGAATTTCTTCCAAGGGAAAGTCCTGCAGGAGGAAATAAGTGAAGTATCGAAGAAAAGGTTAGGGAAGCATTATGCAGATTTTTCACCAGAGAAATATGAGAAGGAAGCAATCCGTAAAGCGTACCAGCTTGCTATTTTAAAAGGCATGCAGCAGAGCGTTCAGCCGAATCATCATATGACCCCTGATGCAGTCGGCATGTTCGTCAGCTATTTAGTCGGTAAATTCACCAAGGACCAAAAAGAGATAGTCATGCTCGATCCAGCCATCGGAACGGGGAACTTACTATTTGCGAACTTGAATCAGCTTACTGATAAAAACATCGCTTCATATGGTGTCGAGATCGATGAAACCTTGATCAGGCTTGCTTATGCAGGTGCCAACCTGCAAGAACACCCGCTGCAATTTTTCAACCAGGACAGCTTGGAGCCGCTTTTCATCGATCCTTCAGATGTTGTGGTCAGTGATTTGCCGATTGGTTATTACCCGAATGATGTGCGGGCAGCTGAATATGAATTGAAGGCCGATAAGGGACATTCGTATGCACACCATTTGTTTATTGAACAAGGTATTAAACACGCGAAGGATGGCGGACACCTATTCTTCATTGTCCCGAATAACCTGTTCGTCTCGGAGGAAGCTCCGAAACTCAATGATTTCCTGAAGAAGCATACACATATCCAAGGGATGGTGCAACTACCGCTTTCCATGTTTAAGAGTGAAGAGGCTGCGAAAAGCATCCTGATCCTCCAAAAGAAAAAAGAGGGTATCGAAGCACCGAAGAAAGCATTGCTCGTACAACTTCCGAAGATGTCGGATTTCGAAGCGACCAGGTCTGTCATGCAACAGATGGACGATTGGTTTAAAGAGGAAAAATAG